From Arachis stenosperma cultivar V10309 chromosome 2, arast.V10309.gnm1.PFL2, whole genome shotgun sequence, one genomic window encodes:
- the LOC130960342 gene encoding basic endochitinase-like: protein MENKPSHFSALLFLLISLVLFSTAKCGIVTYWGQGDQGEGTLTEACNSGLYGIVVIAFLSKFGNGNRPHVNLAGHCNNVPNCHIKVGHGIKNCQNKNVKVLLSIGGADGGYGLSSADDANQLADYLWNNFLGGQSSSRPFGDAILDGIDFDIEGNRGDPENYAVLAKKLREYMDKNTWKKFYLSAAPQCPFPDHNQNPALSNVYFNFVFIQFYNNPDCQVDSNNFQRSWNKWTSTINAHKFYVGLLAAPTNTDKGYVTPETVLNKVLPFVKNSPNYGGVMLWNREMDKNSKFSAKIHDSVNK from the exons ATGGAGAATAAACCATCACACTTTTCAGCTCTCTTATTCCTTCTAATTTCCCTTGTGTTATTTTCCACTGCAAAATGTGGTATTGTTACTTATTGGGGCCAAGGTGACCAAGGTGAAGGAACATTAACAGAAGCATGTAACTCAGGACTTTATGGAATTGTTGTCATAGCATTCCTAAGTAAATTTGGGAATGGCAATAGACCTCATGTGAATCTAGCAGGTCACTGTAACAATGTTCCTAATTGCCACATAAAAGTGGGTCATGGCATAAAAAATTGccaaaataaaaatgtcaaaGTCTTGCTCTCAATTGGAGGTGCTGATGGAGGCTATGGATTATCATCTGCTGATGATGCCAACCAATTAGCAGATTACTTATGGAATAACTTCTTGGGGGGACAATCAAGCTCAAG GCCATTTGGTGATGCTATATTGGATGGAATTGACTTTGACATAGAAGGGAATCGTGGAGACCCAGAAAACTATGCAGTGCTAGCTAAGAAGCTAAGGGAATACATGGACAAGAACACATGGAAAAAGTTCTACCTAAGTGCTGCACCACAATGTCCATTCCCTGATCATAATCAAAATCCAGCACTCTCCAATGTTTATTTCAACTTTGTCTTCATTCAGTTTTACAACAACCCTGATTGCCAAGTTGACTCAAACAACTTCCAAAGAAGCTGGAATAAGTGGACTAGTACCATAAATGCTCACAAGTTCTATGTTGGCCTCCTTGCCGCGCCGACGAACACTGACAAGGGTTACGTGACGCCGGAAACCGTCTTAAATAAAGTGTTGCCTTTTGTCAAGAACTCTCCCAATTATGGAGGAGTCATGCTGTGGAACAGAGAAATGGACAAAAACAGCAAATTTAGTGCCAAAATACATGATAgtgttaataaataa